The Halomonas qaidamensis genome includes the window TGTTTGCTTGAAAGCGTTACCAAGTCTTAGCGCGAGCGATAAACAATACGGCCTTTTGACAGATCGTAGGGCGTCAGCTCTACTTTTACCTTGTCGCCTGTCAGGATACGGATGTAGTTTTTGCGCATCTTGCCTGAAATATGAGCGGTAACGACGTGGCCGTTTTCCAGCTCAACACGGAACATGGTGTTGGGAAGGGTATCAACAATAACGCCTTCCATTTCAATATGATCTTCGCGTGCCATATAGGCAGATCCTCACTTATTTAACGTAATGGTTTGGTCTAATCAGTCACTTCAATGGGCGTCGT containing:
- the infA gene encoding translation initiation factor IF-1, giving the protein MAREDHIEMEGVIVDTLPNTMFRVELENGHVVTAHISGKMRKNYIRILTGDKVKVELTPYDLSKGRIVYRSR